ccttccaggttgatgctctatccattgctcaACCACAGGCTGGAATAAGACTCTAAAAAAGTCATCCaaatatttaaactttcttttgATAAATTTTCTTAAACCAAGCAGAGGCATTCAGCCacctaatttttcatttttggacacagagagggatagatagggacagacagacaggaacggagagagatgagaagtatcaattttttcgttgcagcactttagttcattgattgctttctcatatgtgccttgaccgtggggctgcagcagaccgagtgaccccttgctcgagccagggaccttgggcttaagctggtgagctttgctcaaagcagataaaCCCATGctaaaactggcgacctcggggtcttgaacctgggtcctccacatcctagtccaacactatctactgtgccactgtctggtcaggctcagccaCCTAATTAATTCTTGAGGTATTcttcacagaaaatattttcaaaagtaatatactttctttttatcttcttttcccttctcaaTTTACTCAAAGCTAACATTTATAAGAGCTGCATCAGATAACATTTATTGCTCTTGCTGTTAATAGAGGACTTTTTCACTCATGAGAAACTATAGAAGGAGCTACTTGATCACTGGCACAAacgttttttaaaaagcttaaaaaacacTTTGCCTTTGTAGTATGAGTTGGCCAAAAGGAATGAGGATAAACTGGTATGTTTACAgagtaaagctttatttaaaaaatttttttaataaacttactgattatagagaggaggggagagaggaattGATACGTTGTTTTACTAGTTTATATATTCATTCCTTGATTCTTGTGtgagctctgaccagggatcaaacccacaattttGGTGTATAAGGTTGAcactaatcaactgaactacccagccagggtctgagCAGAAAGCTCTTGAAGTCAACTTGAAATGCTATCCTTAAAGGTGCTTTTTCTATAAAGAAATctgactcagcctgaccaggcagtggcgcagtggatagagcggctgactgggatgcagaaggacccaggttcgagactctgaggttgccagcttgagcgcgggctcatctggcttgagcaaatgctcactagcatggacctaaaggtcactggctcgagtggggggttactcagtttgctgaaggcccgcagtcatggcacatatgagaaaacaatcaataaacaactacgatgttgcaatgaaaaactgatgattgatgcttctcatctctctcccttcctgtctgtctatatctatccctctatctgactctctgtccctgtaaaaaataaattgaaaaaaataaagttgttaaaGAAATCTGACTCAGCTAGATGAAATAAATCACACAACTATTCTTTCACTTCCTCAAGGTAGTTTTCTCCACCTGGTTTAATGTAGGAGTGTCTAGCAAATGGTGTTAGGTTACCTGGAGGTTTGAGTACCATCCTGTTTATTAACAAGAGCTACCTGTAATTAAAGAAAAACCTAATTAAGAGAAGCTGGTCACACAAATATCTAGCAGTATGGCTGGAAGAAAAAGCACGTAATCTTTCACactaacacattttcttttttttctgaagtgagaagcagggaggcagtcagacagactcccgcatgcgcccgaccgggatccacccggcacgcccaccagggggcgatgctctgcccatccagggtgtcactctgttgtgaccagagccactctagcgcttgaggcagaggtcatggagccatccccagcgccgggccatctttgctccaatggagccttggctgctggaggggaagagagagacagagaggaaggagagggggagaggtggagaagcagatgggcgcatctcctgtgtgccctggccgggaatcaaacctgggacttccgcacgccatgccgacgctctaccactgagccaaccggccagggcacactaaCACATCTTGATGGATATTTTACTGTAGCAATGAGACCCCAAAGCCTTCCTAACTAGGTTTATGCACCATCAGGGAATACTTGCTCCAGTCCTTATTTAATCAGTGATATTTTAGGAATTACTGTGGATTAACCCGATAATGGTGCCCAGGGAAGGAAAGGGTTCTTGTAGTCTTTGGAGCACCTTGTTGTAGTAGTTGCCTCCCTTGGATTAAACAGTGCATACACCTTTGTTCTTGCTGCAGCTACTGCTTCTAATTTTTTAACCAGTTTTGAGTAGCCTGCAACTCCTGGCATTGCTAAGATTGCTGTAATTCCGTCAGTAACTGCTGGTTCTCTGCCAGATGCCACAATAAAACTCAGAAGTATGTTTCTCTGCTACAACCTCCAAGGTCTGGGCCTTTTAacctcctttatttttctctttcccaacAGCCTTATGTCTGGCTCACTCACTTGTTTCTCCAGATTATCTTGAAGGAACCAGGTCTGGATTtcctgttctttgtatctatctcatcttgggctttctttttctcctcttacaATGTCTGGATTTCTCTCTCCTGTGTCTCCTTTAATAGCGAAATGTCTGCAACTGCTGCTTCAAATATTTGGAGGCtaattcttgtctcctttgttcattttttttttttttttttaacgtgagAGTCGGGGAGGCAGAGGCTGAGACGgagacacccgcatgtgccccaaccgggacccaccaggcaagcccattaggggacgatgctctgttgcTCCTAACCGAGCCATTTTAgtccctgaggcggaggccatggagccattctcagcgccaggCACCAACTCACTCAAAcagcttgagccatggctgcggaggGGGTCGGGGGGAGagtgaggaaggggggagaagcagatcgttgcttctgtgtgccctgctggggacttctacacactgggccgacgctctaccgctgcgctaactggccagggctaagggtTCCCCCAACTTTCTTGCACATAGTTGTTTTACAGCTCAAGTTGCCTTCTGTACTCCTCAGTTTTGTTGGTCAGGTATTccagcaatatttatttatttatttattttattattccagcaataatttattttcaacctGAACATATAACTTTTCATTGATTAGCTGCCCAGTTTCCTCCATTAGTAGTTTTGCTggattttagtttcttttatttgcttgttcagcttcattttcacttttgtttcttttaaagccCCATGGCTGCCTTTTTCTGGCTCCCTTGGCTTCAAAAAATTACTTACAAAACTAAGATACCATATAGGGAATGGTACTACTGGAGTCCTCAGcaaacctggaaaaaaaaatgaaacattcccCCATCAGTTCTTAATTAAAATTTGGGGGAAGAGGATGCACAATTGTACTTTAATacacacaagaaaatatttttgagttcttAACAGTGTAACACTGAGGCACTGGGGATGTAGCTAGGGGTAAAGATGAGGAAGTGTAGTTTACAATTTACAAAATGCATTCACTACCACCCTATTAAGTATTATCTcaattttaaagaggagaaagcaggttCAGAGAATTTAAGTGACTTGGCTATGATTTACACTGCTAGCAAGTGGCAGATCCTGGGTACGAAACCCAGATTTATCTACGATTTCGTGAACAGCAACGAAGAGCAAGTGCAGGAGTACATTTCTCCGTCTCTCACCACCTTTTCGGTTTCCAAGACGCCCCTTCAGTATCTACTTGCTCCCGGAATTCTAGCGTTCGCCCCCCAGGTCTTGCTGTAGTTCACCGAGAGTGATTGACAAGGAACTAGTGTCAGGGGCCTGCGACACGCGGCAATGGTGTCCCCGTGCGTCAAGTTTTCGCAATTTCTCGGTCTGGGGCTCAACGGGTCTCTGCACTGCCCAGCAACCGCAAGGGTCGCACTCCACTCCAGTCCTGCTGGCACTCCATTCCTGGCTGGTCGAGCCCTGAGCAGCTTAATCTTAACCGGTTAAGCCCAGCAGTCGGTTCTCTGGCGGCTCTGGTCTTTGCTCCTTGGGAACCAAACGTGAAACGTACTCTTTCTTATCTTGGGAGCGCTGACCTCGGGATTGCATCTCGGCTGGTTCTCCTGGGTACTTGACCTTTGTCCTTCCCAGGCCCAGCCCTGCGACGGAGCTCCTTTCTTTCTGGCCCCCTCTGGCCCTCCCAGCGCCTCCACTCCCCCGGCATAGTCCCTAGTTAGCTCCTGAGCCAGATCGGGACTGGAAGATGCTCTGGTATCCCTTCACTATTCACTTCGCGAGCCCGTTCGAGCCAGTTCCATTCTCTTACAGTTCCGGGGATCACGGAAGTCTCTCTAGCCACGTGGCGTCTCTATGGTAGAGTGGGCGGAGCCAGGAGAAGATGGCGGCCGCCGCGGCTCCAGCGGAGTCCCAGGCCTCCGGGGGTATTCAGTCCCCAGTGTGTCTGTTGGTGTTGGGAATGGCGGGAtctgggaaaaccacctttgtACAGGTGACGTGTATGGCGCGGGCGTAGTAGGTGTACACAAAAGGTTGTAGAGGGCCGGGGAGAACGGGAGGGAGGTCTTTCTGCAGAATTGGAAGGGGCCGGCGCGTGGCTTTAGGGGACTTGCCCACAAGCAACTCACGTTCCTCACTGGCAAAACCTTGGACCCAAGCGTGAGTTAAAGGTCTCTTTTGCGCACCCTTAGTGCATACTTCGTACATCTTACCAAGTTGTACTGGAGTTGTCTTACCGATAAAATTGCCGACTTCTTGAAGGTAGAAGCCTAAAATAGTTACTGGGGATTAATGCAGTGCTATCACAcaggtgcgcgcgcgcgcgcgtgtgtgtgtgtgtgtgtgtgtgtgacagagacagagagggacagataggtacaaacaagaaggaaaattgatgagaaaacatcaattctttgtttcggcaccttagttgttcattgattgctttttcatatgtgccttacggGGTagggtgaccctttgctcaagccagcgaccatggggtcatgtgtttGATTCCagtctcaagccagtaaccccttgatcaagctggtgagccggtgctcaagtcagtgacctcgttttgaacctgggtcctctgcatcccagtctgaggctctatccactgctccaccacctggtcaggccacacaggctttttttttttttaataattttttttttggtatttttctgaagctggaaaccgggagagacagtcagacagcctcccgcatgcgcccgaccgggatccacccggcacgcccaccagggggcgacgctctgcccaccagggggcgtctatccgttgtgaccagagccactccagcgcctgaggcaggggccaaggagccatctccagcgcccgggccatctccgctccaatggagccctggctgggggaggggaagagagagacagagaggaaggagggggtgggggtggcgaagcaaatgggagcctctcccgtgtgccctggccgggaatcgaacccgggtcccccacatgccaggccgatgctctaccatcaaccggccagggccttcaataaatttttttacagagacagagagagggatagacagggacagagatgagaagcatcaattattagtttttcattgcgccttgcaacaccttagttgttcattgattgctttctcatatgtgccttgaccgtggatgggccttcagcagaccgagtaaccccttacttgatcgagccagtgaccttgggctcaggctggcgagccggggtctcgaacctgggtccattgcattccagtctgatgctctatccactgcgccaccgcctggtcaggcaacacgcAGGCTTTTGATGTAGACAAAGAATTAATGTAGTTCATGTAAGCTGGTCATATTTCAGGTGTGGTCCAAAAAGGGGTGCTGTAATAAGTCTAAGGAGAGTAACCTCATATGGCGATTGGATCATAAATTATTAACTGGACAGGTGTTGGTAGGTTTTCCCACCCCAGGAATATATCGTCATTAGTAAAAGGTTTATACTTGTTCTAAGCAAGgcctattcatttttttgtgtgtatctaagttaacacacctttgaaaagcttctttttcaagaaagcacatgatttttttttaagtgaaaggaggagagatagaaaaacagactgctgcctgaccaggcgttggcacagtggatagagcatcggactgggatgcagaggacccaggttcaagaccccgaggtcgccagcttgagcatgggctcatttggtctgagcaaggttcaccagcttggatccaaggtcgctggcttgagcaaggggttactcggtctgctgaaggcccactgtcaaggcacatatgagagagcaatgaacaactaaaatgtcacaacaaaaaactaatgattgatgcttcgcatctctctccattcttgtctgtctgtccctatctgactctctctctgtctctgtaaaaaaaaaaagaaaaaaaaaaagaaaaagaaaaacagactgctgcatgcgtcAAGAaggggatccaccagcaacctctGCCTGGTGCCAATGCGCGAGTACCAAgtgatttttagtgcctgaggctgaggctagcaccaaccgagctatccttagtgccatGGCCAGCGCTCAAAtgaatggagccactggctgtgagaggggatgaggaagagagaaggggagagggagggaaagaggaagcatatggttgcttttcatgtgtgccctgactggagatcaaacacGGATGTCTGCaggtggggctgatgctctatccactgagctaactggccagggcaagagagcATAAAATCTTATTAACTATTCTGTAATCCAGTCGTCCCCCCTTTCATTCTCTCActtcatacatttttctttacatttcctcCTTAATTCccaatgcataaaagaaactgcaaaattcattctctggagcatttaaGATCTTGCTGCCTGGTAACTGTTATCAGTTTGACGCAAACAGAGGCACTGGGGATACAGTGAAAATGAGGTTGACAAAGTTCCTGCATTTATGGAACTACTATTACATTGGAGGTGATAGAAAaccccactcacacacacaaaacaagtaAATAAGTGATAGAGTAGGGGAGGCTCTGTTAAATGGTAAGGtgccaacttttttacaatgaaaaggacaaaaataaatggaagaaaacactattgtaaataaaagaaacattttattcattgcaaaaatagtacactataatatgataaatgcataaaacttgtaatattttacattgtaattatgcttacatacctattaatttttaataataattgtaagaaaaaggtactcatttagtaaaactaaatatcaaataaaaccaCTAAGTTGGAGTGAAACTTAGGTGTACTTAtcattt
The Saccopteryx bilineata isolate mSacBil1 chromosome 3, mSacBil1_pri_phased_curated, whole genome shotgun sequence DNA segment above includes these coding regions:
- the CCDC121 gene encoding LOW QUALITY PROTEIN: coiled-coil domain-containing protein 121 (The sequence of the model RefSeq protein was modified relative to this genomic sequence to represent the inferred CDS: inserted 4 bases in 4 codons; substituted 5 bases at 5 genomic stop codons) produces the protein MKLNKQIKETKIQXKLLMEETGQLINEKLYVQVENKILLEYLTNKTEEYRRQLELXNNYVQETVADISLLKETQEREIQTLXEEKKKAQDEIDTKXQEIQTWFLQDNLEKQVSEPDIRLLGKRKIKEVXKAQTLEVVAEKHTSEFYCGIXAENQQLLTELQQSXQCQELQATQNWLKNXKQXLQQEQRCMHCLIQGRQLLQQGAPKTTRTLSFPGHHYRVNPQ